GCCGGTGCCGGTAGTCAACGTCGACCGCACCGAAAACCGCCTCGGCGGGGCCGCCAACGTGGCCCTGAATGTGCAGGCGCTCGGGGCCACACCGCTGCTGTGCGCCGTGGTGGGTGCCGACCAAGGCGGCGACCAACTGCTGCAACTGCTGCACACGCACCACCTGCCCGCCGACGGTATTATCCGCAGCGCGCACCGGCCCACCACCTTCAAGCAGCGCATTCTGGCCCACGGCCAGCAACTCGTGCGCATCGACTCGGAGGTCGAAACCAACCTCAATGCCGAGGAGGCTAGCCAGCTGCTCGCCGCCTACGACGACCTGCTGCCCCGCGCCGACGTGGTTATTTTTGAGGATTACGACAAGGGCGTTTTATCAGAAGCCATTATTGCCCAGTGCATTGCCCGCGCCCGCGAGCGCGGCGTGCCCACGGTCGTTGACCCCAAGAAAAAGAACTTCCTGGCCTACCGCCACTGCACGCTCTTCAAGCCCAACCTGAAAGAGCTGCGCGAGGGCCTGAAGCTGGAATTTGGCACCCCCGATGCCGACCGGCCGGGCTTTGAAGCCGCCGTGGCGCGCCTGCGCGAGGTGCTAGCCCCCGAAATCGTGCTGGTGACGCTCTCCGAGCACGGCGTCTTTGCCCAGCAAAACAACGCAAAAACCTACCTACCGGCCCATTTGCGCACCATCTCCGACGTGTCGGGCGCCGGCGATACGGTTATCAGCATCGCGGCCTGCTGCGTGGCGCTGCAGCAGCCGGCCGCCTTCACCGCCGCGCTGGCCAACCTCGGCGGCGGCCTAGTGTGCGAGCAGGTGGGCGTGGTGCCCATCGAGAAGCGCCTGCTACTGGCCGAGGCGGAGGCGGCCGGGCTGTAAAGATTTTTCGCACCGAGCTAAAGGAGGGAAAAGGAGTCTCGCGGATTACAGTAACACCCTGTAAAACTTCCTTTTCCTCCTTTAACTCAGTGCGAAAGCCACTGCCCCGCCATTACTTTTTGAGCAGTGTAAGTACCCATAGTAAGGCTAGCAGCACCATCGGCGTGGTTATGATGGCGGCCATCGCCGTAGCCACCACTACGCCTGCCTCGGCCCGAAACACGCGCCGGAACAGCCGCCGCCACCCGAAAAACAGCAGGCCGGACACCACCACTGACACCACGTAGAATCCTAGGCCTAGCTCGGGCTTGAGAGGGAGCATTTCAGAAAAGCAGGTTTTGTGCAAGAGAGTAGTGGGGTTCGGTTTACCCCCGCCACGCCTTCACCGTCTCCACGAATATCTTTACATTATCCGGATTAGTATCCGGGTACACGCCGTGGCCGAGGTTGGCGATGTGCGGGCCACCGACGAACTCGGCCAGCATGACTTCGGTGGCGGCTTTTACTTGGCTGGGGGTGCCGTAGAGGGCGCAGGGGTCGAGGTTGCCTTGCAGGGTTTTACCGGGGGCCTGCTGGCGCACCAGGCGCGGTGACTGGTTCCAGTCGAGCCCGATAGTGCGGGCGGGCGAATGGGCGAAATCTTCCACGGCCCACCACGCGCCCTTAGCAAACACCGTGACGGGCACCAGCGGTGCCAGCGCCGCGCTGATGCGGTTGATGTAGCGGGTTGAAAACTCGGCGTAGTGGGCGGGCGGCAGGATGCCGGCCCACGAGTCAAAAATCTGCACGATGTCGGCCCCGGCCGCCACCTGCGCTTGCAGGTAGGCAATGGTCGTGACCGTAATTTTTTCCAGCAGTTGGTGGGCTAACGCGGGTTCCTGATACAGCATCCGGCGGGCTTTGCTGAAGGTTTTGGAGCCGTGGCCCTCCACCATGTAGGCCAGAATGGTCCAGGGTGCCCCCGCAAAACCGATGAGCGGCACCCGGCCGTTCAGCGCTTTTTTGGTGATGCGCAGAGCTTCGAGCACGTAGCCCAGGTGCTCTTCGGGGTCGGCCACGCGCAGCTTCTCAATATCGGCGGCGCTTTTCACCACCTCTGGAAAGAGAGGGCCTTTGGCCTCAATCATCTCATAGGTGAGGCCCATCGCCTCGGGCACCACCAGGATGTCGGAGAAAATAATAGCGGCATCTACATCGAGCGCATCGACGGGCTGAATGGTCACCTCGGCCGCCAGGGCCGGGGTTTCGACCAGCTCTTTGAAACCGGAAAGGCGGCCACGCAGGGCGCGATACTCGGGCAGGATGCGGCCAGCCTGGCGCATTAGCCAGACGGGAGTGCGTTCGGTAGTTTCGCCCTTGGCGGCGCGCAGGAGGAGGTCGTTTTTCAGCATAGGGCAGGATGCGGGGCAGCGCCGCAATCGGCCGGCAAAGGTAGCAGCCGGGCAGGCCAGCCCTGGCCTGCTACCAGTACAAGGTCCTTTTTTCTGGTAACAGGTCTAGCCAGGAGGCTGGTTGCTTAAGCAACTAGTTGGGGCCACGGCTACTATCCTACCCACACTTTACTCCCCGTCTTCCCCTTTCCGCCAGCCAGCACAAACAACTTAACCGGGCTGGCAGCTCGTAATTTTTGGCTACTTACTGGTGGCGCCCCTGGTTTGGCCCCGACCGTTCCTGGGAGACTATGACGTGCGAGAAGTCTGCGCCTAGCCACTTGCGCTCGGCTACGGGCAACGTACCGGGCCGGCTAGGAGCCACCATTTGCCTGGGCACCAAGCCTAAGTGTTGCACAAAAATCAACTCTACCGGCGCCAGTTCATCAGCATCAAGCAGCTGGGTACCGGGCAACGATAAATGCGGCGGGCACATTGGTTTTTGCTCCATTCGGTGTTTTACGCAGGTAGCCGGCCCTCGGGTTGCGGACAGGCGCAAGTAGCCAGGCGGTGGGCGACCCGAGCACGCAGTAGCAGAGTTGACGAAGCGCTGAAAATTTACTGCCCGCTGAAAAATCCGAAAGTCACAGTTGAAACAATTAAAGAGTATCAGTGAATTATCCTAAGTTGCTGATAGGTAATAGCTGGCCGCTGTATCAAAAAAAGCAAAGACAGTTTATTGACTTTATTTTTTAGTAGATTATGTTTTTCTCATTTAATCCAAAATATACAATGTCACAATTCTACTCGCTTTTTCCTTTTAGCAGGGGGTTTATCTCCCTTCCTTTGTACGCACTCCCACCTTCCTGGGCACCACCCTTTCCAACATTTTCCTTTTCCAAACCAGAGCTGAAAAGCCTCGCCGAATGGCGGGGCTTTTTAGTGGGCTGCGGCGCATGGCAGGGCCTTGACTATGCGCTTGGTGCGCAACCTGCGGGCAGGCAGTCTTACCCGGCGAGCCGCCTGGCTGCCGATTTTTATCAGTAGTGCAGACTACTGGGCGGCAATATCGAGGGCCTGGCGCACTTGCAGCCAGCTTAGCTCACCAGCTACGTAGCGCTCGTAGAGCTGCCGGGCGTAGGCCGAGGCCTTGGTTTTCAGGCGAGGGAAAGTAGCCTGCATTTGCTGGAGCACCCGGGCACGTTGTTCGCGGGTTTGGGCAGCAGGCCCAAAGGCTGGATTGTAGTTCATAGCAGTTGGCAGAAAAGAGGTAGGTCCTACAAATTTGCTGCTCACCCGGCTTACTATCTA
The genomic region above belongs to Hymenobacter sp. BRD128 and contains:
- a CDS encoding bifunctional heptose 7-phosphate kinase/heptose 1-phosphate adenyltransferase, coding for MPAPTPLAKLFADFNNLQVLIVGDVMVDAYVWGRASRLSPEAPVPVVNVDRTENRLGGAANVALNVQALGATPLLCAVVGADQGGDQLLQLLHTHHLPADGIIRSAHRPTTFKQRILAHGQQLVRIDSEVETNLNAEEASQLLAAYDDLLPRADVVIFEDYDKGVLSEAIIAQCIARARERGVPTVVDPKKKNFLAYRHCTLFKPNLKELREGLKLEFGTPDADRPGFEAAVARLREVLAPEIVLVTLSEHGVFAQQNNAKTYLPAHLRTISDVSGAGDTVISIAACCVALQQPAAFTAALANLGGGLVCEQVGVVPIEKRLLLAEAEAAGL
- the hemE gene encoding uroporphyrinogen decarboxylase, yielding MLKNDLLLRAAKGETTERTPVWLMRQAGRILPEYRALRGRLSGFKELVETPALAAEVTIQPVDALDVDAAIIFSDILVVPEAMGLTYEMIEAKGPLFPEVVKSAADIEKLRVADPEEHLGYVLEALRITKKALNGRVPLIGFAGAPWTILAYMVEGHGSKTFSKARRMLYQEPALAHQLLEKITVTTIAYLQAQVAAGADIVQIFDSWAGILPPAHYAEFSTRYINRISAALAPLVPVTVFAKGAWWAVEDFAHSPARTIGLDWNQSPRLVRQQAPGKTLQGNLDPCALYGTPSQVKAATEVMLAEFVGGPHIANLGHGVYPDTNPDNVKIFVETVKAWRG